The proteins below are encoded in one region of Streptomyces marianii:
- a CDS encoding ATP-binding protein — protein sequence MRRRLINSTLAVVLVVIAVFGVSLVIVETRTISNSAQESVDSEALRLVSVIEAKVLEHERVDDGVLADQIGPDRFARIEIPGGPPIEVGQRPSGSVIRGTATGDQGERVTVEESRATVTREVGRSLMIIGAVALLAVVAAVLLAVRQANRLASPLTDLAETAERLGSGDPRPRHKRYGVPELDRVADVLDASAERIARMLTAERRLAADASHQLRTPLTALSMRLEEISATDDPDTVKEEANVALTQVERLTDVVERLLTNARDPRTGSAVAFDLDEVVKQQIEEWRPAYRSAGRAIVCSGKQGMRAVGTPGAVAQVLAALIENSLMHGGGTVALRTRVTGNQAVIEVTDEGPGVPADLGARIFERTISGRNSTGIGLAVARDLAEADGGRLELLQQQPAVFALFLSREARPRREEPEHTVR from the coding sequence GTGCGCCGCCGACTGATCAACTCCACCCTGGCCGTGGTGCTCGTGGTGATCGCCGTCTTCGGTGTGTCGCTCGTCATCGTCGAGACGCGGACCATCAGCAACAGTGCCCAGGAAAGCGTCGACTCCGAGGCGCTCCGGCTGGTGAGCGTCATCGAGGCCAAGGTCCTGGAGCACGAGCGGGTCGACGACGGGGTGCTGGCCGACCAGATCGGGCCGGACCGGTTCGCCAGGATCGAGATCCCCGGCGGCCCGCCGATCGAGGTGGGGCAGCGGCCCTCCGGCAGCGTGATCCGCGGCACCGCCACCGGAGACCAGGGGGAGCGGGTCACCGTCGAGGAGTCCCGGGCCACCGTGACCCGCGAGGTCGGCCGCTCCCTGATGATCATCGGTGCGGTGGCGCTGCTCGCGGTCGTCGCCGCCGTACTGCTCGCCGTGCGGCAGGCCAACCGGCTCGCCTCGCCGCTGACCGATCTCGCGGAGACCGCGGAGCGGCTGGGCTCCGGCGACCCGCGGCCGCGTCACAAGAGGTACGGCGTCCCCGAACTCGACCGCGTCGCCGACGTCCTGGACGCCAGCGCCGAGCGGATCGCCCGGATGCTGACCGCCGAGCGCCGACTCGCCGCGGACGCGTCCCACCAGCTCCGTACGCCTCTGACCGCCCTGTCCATGAGGCTGGAGGAGATCTCCGCCACCGACGACCCGGACACCGTCAAGGAGGAGGCGAACGTCGCGCTCACCCAGGTGGAACGGCTCACCGACGTGGTGGAGCGGCTGCTCACCAACGCCCGGGACCCGCGGACCGGGTCCGCGGTCGCCTTCGACCTCGACGAGGTCGTCAAACAGCAGATCGAGGAGTGGCGCCCGGCGTACCGCAGCGCGGGTCGCGCCATCGTCTGCTCGGGCAAGCAGGGGATGCGGGCCGTCGGCACACCGGGCGCGGTCGCCCAGGTCCTGGCCGCGCTGATCGAGAACTCGCTGATGCACGGGGGCGGCACGGTGGCCCTGCGTACCCGTGTCACCGGCAACCAGGCCGTCATCGAGGTGACGGACGAGGGCCCGGGCGTACCGGCCGACCTGGGGGCGCGGATCTTCGAGCGCACCATCAGCGGGCGGAACTCGACGGGTATCGGTCTCGCCGTGGCCCGGGACCTCGCGGAGGCGGACGGCGGACGGCTGGAGCTGCTGCAGCAGCAGCCCGCGGTGTTCGCCCTGTTCCTGAGCCGGGAGGCGCGGCCGCGCAGGGAGGAGCCGGAGCACACGGTGCGCTGA
- a CDS encoding GtrA family protein: MSERGALRVRLNRLAREVAKFGAVGALGLLVNMAVFNLLRQTTEIPVVRASLLATVIAILFNYVGFRYFTYRDRDRSGRTKELTLFLLFSAAGLVIENGVLYVATYGFGWDSPLQSNFFKFFGIAVATLFRFWSYRTWVFRALPAREAVQTAESFLEQRRTEAPDRVGS; encoded by the coding sequence ATGAGCGAACGGGGCGCACTGCGTGTGCGACTGAACCGGCTCGCGCGCGAGGTCGCCAAGTTCGGCGCGGTCGGCGCCTTGGGCCTCCTGGTCAACATGGCGGTCTTCAACCTGCTGCGGCAGACCACCGAGATCCCGGTGGTGCGCGCAAGCCTCCTCGCCACCGTCATCGCGATCCTGTTCAACTACGTGGGCTTCCGCTACTTCACGTACCGGGACCGGGACAGGAGCGGCCGCACCAAGGAACTCACCCTGTTCCTGCTGTTCAGCGCGGCCGGCCTGGTGATCGAGAACGGTGTGCTGTACGTCGCGACCTACGGGTTCGGCTGGGACAGCCCGCTGCAGAGCAACTTCTTCAAGTTCTTCGGCATCGCGGTCGCGACGCTGTTCCGCTTCTGGTCGTACCGCACCTGGGTCTTCCGGGCCCTGCCGGCGCGGGAGGCCGTGCAGACCGCGGAGTCGTTCCTGGAGCAGCGGCGCACGGAGGCGCCCGACCGCGTCGGCAGCTGA
- a CDS encoding 5-(carboxyamino)imidazole ribonucleotide synthase — MTFPVVGMVGGGQLARMTHEAGIPLGIRFKLLSDTPQDSAAQVAGEVVVGDYRDLDTLRAFARGCDVITFDHEHVPTEHLRVLEAEGIPVRPGPDALVHAQDKGVMRARLDAIGAPSPRHRIVADPADAAAFAAEAGGFPVILKTVRGGYDGKGVWIVRSEEDAEPPFRAGVPVLAEEKVDYRRELAANVVRSPHGQAVAYPVVESRQVDGVCDTVISPAPDLDGELAGQAQQLALRIAHELGVVGHLAVELFETADGRVLVNELAMRPHNSGHWTQDGAITSQFANHVRAVLDLPLGDPRPRATWTVMANVLGGDYPDMYQGYLHCMARDPQLKIHMYGKDVKPGRKVGHVNTYGDDLDDVLARARHAADYLRGTITE; from the coding sequence GTGACGTTCCCCGTAGTCGGCATGGTCGGCGGCGGACAGCTCGCCCGTATGACACACGAGGCAGGCATCCCCCTCGGCATCAGGTTCAAGCTCCTCAGTGACACCCCCCAGGACTCGGCGGCCCAGGTGGCCGGTGAGGTCGTCGTCGGCGACTACCGGGACCTGGACACGCTCCGCGCCTTCGCGCGCGGCTGCGACGTGATCACCTTCGACCACGAGCACGTGCCCACCGAGCACCTGCGGGTCCTGGAGGCGGAGGGCATCCCCGTCCGCCCGGGCCCGGACGCGCTCGTGCACGCGCAGGACAAGGGCGTGATGCGCGCACGGCTCGACGCGATCGGCGCGCCCAGCCCGCGCCACCGCATCGTCGCCGACCCGGCGGACGCGGCCGCCTTCGCGGCGGAGGCCGGGGGTTTCCCCGTGATCCTCAAGACGGTGCGCGGCGGCTACGACGGCAAGGGCGTGTGGATCGTCCGGAGCGAGGAGGACGCCGAGCCGCCGTTCCGCGCCGGCGTGCCCGTCCTCGCCGAGGAGAAGGTCGACTACCGCCGCGAGCTCGCCGCGAACGTCGTCCGCTCCCCGCACGGCCAGGCGGTCGCGTATCCGGTCGTGGAGTCGCGGCAGGTCGACGGCGTCTGCGACACGGTGATCTCCCCCGCGCCGGACCTGGACGGAGAACTGGCCGGGCAAGCCCAGCAGCTCGCGCTGCGCATCGCCCACGAGCTCGGCGTCGTCGGCCATCTGGCGGTCGAGCTCTTCGAGACCGCGGACGGCCGCGTCCTCGTCAACGAGCTGGCGATGCGCCCGCACAACTCCGGGCACTGGACCCAGGACGGCGCCATCACGTCGCAGTTCGCCAACCATGTGCGGGCCGTGCTCGACCTGCCGCTCGGCGACCCCCGCCCCCGGGCGACGTGGACGGTCATGGCTAACGTCCTCGGCGGCGACTACCCCGACATGTACCAGGGCTATCTGCACTGCATGGCCCGGGACCCGCAGCTGAAGATCCACATGTACGGCAAGGACGTGAAGCCCGGGCGCAAGGTCGGACAC